atttaaatttattctagaCTCCAGAACCttaagtaatttttcgaaatcaagaaaattaattaatgattaataattattaaataaaacaaaaacttaCCAGAAATTGCGcactaaaaaactttttaagttaaaacCGGTACCACAAAGCTCGAGCGACTGAAGAAGACTGAGAAGCCTGCTGGAAATTGGAGAAAGCTAACCACCGGAAGAGACTATGGGGGGAtgctttttttatatcaaaggGATTAGTAATTGAAGCGCGCTGCGCGCGCTTCTACGTCACGCATgcgtttataatttttataaatataaacacaaaaagtataattactttttttttttttaatttttattattctagaAGACCGTTAGAGTATTTAAGCTAACGGTCCGGATTGCCCACTCAACAGctggtttaattatttagaacaCTCATTTGTTCGGACAATGGAGTTTAGGAGCGACATCACACCCTATTGGTTCTTTGTTTTAGCCAGTCCATTGTTTTTtagagaaatgaccttgtatcttgggaaatattgagatttttaaagatataaactcgtCCTGAGGTTATgctcgtcgagacctttcatttgagtatccacttcaatttttcatatattttatatatttatatatttatatatatgtatatgtgaaaaatatgtaaaaagtgcatgtgagtactcaaatgcaaggtcttgatgagtataacatcaggatgagcttatatctttgaaaaggTCAGTAGTTGAGAATGTACAgggcaatttaacaaatatcttcggaactatagacatttttaaagatattagctcattttgatgttatactcgtcgagacctttcatttgagtacccacatcaatttttcatatattttgtatatttatgtatattacatatatgtatatatgaaaaatatatcaaaaatgcatgtgggtactcaaatgaaaggtcttgatgagtgtaacatcaggatgagcttatatctttaaaaatgtcaataattaagaaattactttgaatcttgtgaactattgatatttttaaagatataagctcattttaatgttacattcatcgagacctttcatttgagtacccacatcaattttttatatattttatatatttatatatattatatatatgtatatatgaaaaatatgtaaaaagtgcatgtgggtactcaaattaaaggtcttgatgagtataacatcaggatgagcttatatctttgaaaaggTCAGTAGTTGAGAATGTACAgggcaatttaacaaatatcttcggaactattgacatttttaaagatattagctcattttgatgttatactcgtcgagacctttcatttgagtacccacatcaatttttcatatattttgtatatttatgtatattacatatatgtatatatgaaaaatatatcaaaaatgcatgtgggtactcaaatgaaaggtcttgatgagtgtaacatcaggatgagcttatatctttaaaaatgtcaataattaagaaattactttgtatcttgtgaactattgatatttttaaagatataagctcattttaatgttacattcatcgagacctttcatttgagtacccacatcaattttttatatattttatatatttatatatattatatgtatgtatatatgaaaaatatataaaaaatgcatgtgggtactcaaatgaaagctcttgatgagtgtaagatcaagatgagcttatatctttaaattatatattatatatatgcataaataaaaaatatatcaaaaatgcaagtgggtactcaaatgaaagctcttgatgagtgtagcatcgggatgagcttatatctttaaattcgccaatagttaagaaagtacagtgaaTTGAAACTCaaaaaacatataaaatataaataaatttattaatcaaaatacaTTTAAGAAAGTTACTTTTTAAAGAAACTCTGAAAATAATTTCCGTCTCCTTTAGTAGCTTGTTTGTTAATTTCCTTGTGGCGGTCTCTGGATACTATTTCTTCAATAACTTCACCGTCTCCTTTAATTAACCTgcaacaattattattattattttttttttatttttattatcattatttaaaaaaatttcttaattattaataacaataattcggaaccaaaatttcattattattattattattattaattttattattattattttgaaaaaagaaattgattaaatttctaataataatcctgagccaaaattttattattattattattattattaacttttattatcattatttaaaaaaaattttttaatttataataataataattttaggtcaaaattttattcttgttatcattattattatttttaatattattaattttattattattattttgaaaaaaaaaaaattgattaaatttataataataataattctgagccaaaattttatgattattattattattattattattattattattattattattcatctgaaataaaattcatgTAATTTAGATGTTCTTAATATTAacacaatgataataataataataataataataatattgaagatacCTGTATCTTCCAGTAGATTCGTCAAGAACCCTCCTAACAACACTCTGCCTTTTCTCCCATTCTTCCTTTGTCATAGGCGCCATAGATCTCACCTCAGTCTTGTCCTCTTGATCGGACTTGTTGTCCTCAATCACCTCCAACTGCTCCTCGGCGTCTTTAATTACTTCTTTTTCCTTTCTTTTCAGTTTTTTCTTAAGCTTTTTCATCTTTTTCTTTATCTTCCTCTTGTCCTTCTTATACTGCTTCTTTCTCTTTCGCTTTTCTTTCTCGGAATCTGAACCTGAACTTGAACTAGAACTCCGTTTTCTCTTTTTCGGCTTTTCTTCGGGTGATTTATCCATCTACAATTGTGAGTTTTACTTTAAGTGTTTAATAAATCACTTGGAAGagaaattttatagttttattcAAGGTacaatttctattttattttttaattttttttagtaagtttttaaaattagttaatttattttttatttttttattaaaaataattatcataattttggTAATTGTTCTTTAGTCTACTAAAGTAAAcatatctcctaaaatattttaaataatccttTTATAAGCTATGATTTTGgattcatataaattttacataaaatcaatattttaggagttaagACCACTTTTATAGTAACTAgatcataatttttcattttttaggaTCTGATTACTCCTAAAGTTCCTATATCacctaaaatattaaagatagaCATATAATATAAGTACGTTATCtataggaaattttctaaTCTATAGTTTTggtttcttatgattttttcttaaaatcaatattttaggagttattgCCACTTTTTTAGCTCctaaacaataattttcaattttctacttcctaatatctcctaaaatattggaaataagcctataatattataatattttttataggaaattttataagctataattttggatgattataaatttttcctaaaatcaatattttaggagttatcgCCACTCTTATAGttcctaaataataatttttaatatttcacttCCTAGTTACTCCTAAAGTTactatatctcctaaaatattaaaaataaccccaaagcataaaaacattttttcatagGAAATTATCtaagctttaatttttctcctaaactcaatattttaggagttattgCCACTTTTTTAGCTCctaaacaataattttcaattttctacttcctaatatctcctaaaatattggaaataagcctataatattataatattttttataggaaattttataagctataattttggatgattataaatttttcctaaaatcaatattttaggagttatcgCCACTCTTATAGTtcccaaataataatttttaatattccaTTTCCTAGTTACTCCTAAAGTTactatatctcctaaaatattaaaaataaccccaaagcataaaaacattttttcatagGAAATTATCtaagctttaat
The sequence above is drawn from the Cotesia glomerata isolate CgM1 linkage group LG4, MPM_Cglom_v2.3, whole genome shotgun sequence genome and encodes:
- the LOC123263622 gene encoding ADP-ribosylation factor-like protein 6-interacting protein 4: MDKSPEEKPKKRKRSSSSSSGSDSEKEKRKRKKQYKKDKRKIKKKMKKLKKKLKRKEKEVIKDAEEQLEVIEDNKSDQEDKTEVRSMAPMTKEEWEKRQSVVRRVLDESTGRYRLIKGDGEVIEEIVSRDRHKEINKQATKGDGNYFQSFFKK